A stretch of the Uranotaenia lowii strain MFRU-FL chromosome 3, ASM2978415v1, whole genome shotgun sequence genome encodes the following:
- the LOC129751284 gene encoding galactosylgalactosylxylosylprotein 3-beta-glucuronosyltransferase P-like, with protein MIKSYKLYLTLLVSSIFIILCQNQISIANFVSSTSAAGTAANGGTDQGPVAEALVDQDPPLGALDKIRLRSLTFNEVRQLAGSKTTTTLGTSSSSSSSSSSSSTISTSTTSTTSSTTTSTTTTQAPTAREDAGHHQQPTVDSDNSHIPPFPVDTKVLPPLYIITPTYRRPEQLAEITRLGYTLKHVQNLFWLIVEDADKRTESVTRLLRQINVPFVHLTAPMPAKYRKLKVKPRGVSNRNRGLQWIRANATDGVLYFADDDNTYNLEIFEQMRHIRKVAMWPVGLISKYGVSSPIVVNGTITGFYDGWIGGRKYPIDMAGFAVSVRFLLKRPKAEMPFKAGYEEDGFLRSLDPLDLKEIELLASNCTEILTWHTQSKKNPPALQLNKTKYGSTNLVKLTQILV; from the exons ATGATCAAATCCTACAAGCTGTATCTGACCCTGCTAGTCAGCTCGATCTTCATCATCCTGTGCCAGAATCAGATATCGATAGCAAACTTCGTTAGTTCCACCTCGGCTGCGGGTACTGCGGCAAATGGCGGCACAGATCAGGGACCGGTGGCTGAGGCCCTGGTGGATCAGGATCCTCCCTTAGGAGCGCTGGATAAGATCCGGCTGAGGAGCCTCACCTTCAACGAGGTCCGGCAGTTGGCGGGATCGAAAACCACAACTACTCTAGGAACTAGTAGTAGCAGCAGTAGTAGCAGTAGCAGTAGTAGTACAATCAGCACATCGACGACGAGCACAACGAGTAGTACGACAACGTCCACTACGACAACGCAGGCACCGACTGCCAGAGAAGATGCGGGTCATCATCAGCAGCCAACGGTGGACAGTGATAAT AGCCACATTCCTCCGTTTCCGGTAGACACCAAGGTGCTGCCACCGTTATACATCATCACGCCTACCTACAGGCGACCGGAACAGCTAGCCGAAATCACCCGGCTCGGCTACACCCTGAAGCACGTGCAGAACCTCTTCTGGCTTATCGTGGAAGATGCGGACAAGCGGACGGAATCCGTGACCAGGCTTCTCCGGCAGATAAACGTTCCCTTCGTCCATCTCACGG CTCCCATGCCGGCCAAATATCGTAAGCTTAAGGTGAAACCACGAGGCGTGTCCAACCGGAACCGGGGGCTGCAATGGATCCGGGCCAACGCCACCGATGGGGTGCTGTACTTCGCCGACGACGATAACACCTACAATTTGGAAATCTTCGAGCAG aTGCGACACATCCGGAAGGTGGCCATGTGGCCGGTGGGGCTGATTTCGAAGTACGGCGTCAGCAGTCCCATAGTAGTGAATGGAACCATCACCGGATTCTACGATGGATGGATCGGTGGCCGGAAGTATCCGATCGATATGGCTGGTTTTGCCGTCAGTGTCCGGTTCCTGTTGAAACGACCCAAGGCTGAGATGCCCTTCAAGGCCGGCTACGAAGAGGATGGCTTCCTGAGAAGCTTAGATCCGCTGGATCTGAAGGAAATCGAACTGTTAGCGTCTAATTGCACCgag ATACTAACGTGGCATactcaatcaaagaaaaatccCCCGGCACTTCAGCTGAACAAGACGAAGTACGGATCAACGAACCTGGTGAAGCTAACCCAAATACTAGTTTAA